From the genome of Solidesulfovibrio carbinolicus, one region includes:
- a CDS encoding response regulator, protein MRMEDVNILLVDDEREFTATLAERMELRGLTVRCVYSGEEALKEIAADKPDVVVMDVMMPGLKGLDILRHIKATNPEIQVILLTGQAGTRDGMEGMKLGAFDYLLKPLELDALLGKIAEAAAIGGKA, encoded by the coding sequence ATGCGCATGGAAGACGTCAATATACTGCTTGTGGACGATGAACGGGAATTTACCGCCACCCTGGCCGAACGCATGGAACTGCGCGGACTGACCGTGCGCTGCGTCTATTCCGGCGAAGAGGCGCTCAAGGAAATCGCCGCCGACAAACCCGACGTGGTGGTCATGGACGTCATGATGCCGGGACTCAAGGGCCTGGACATCCTGCGCCACATCAAGGCCACCAACCCGGAGATCCAGGTGATCCTTTTGACCGGCCAGGCCGGCACCCGCGACGGCATGGAAGGCATGAAGCTCGGGGCCTTCGATTACCTGCTCAAGCCCCTGGAACTCGACGCGCTTTTAGGCAAGATCGCCGAGGCCGCCGCCATCGGAGGCAAGGCGTAA
- a CDS encoding response regulator — translation MKKIKLLLVDDEENFVNTLSERLKMRDVPSRVVYSGEEALEAVASDEPDVVVLDLRMPGIDGMEVLRKVRAAKPDVRIIILTGHGTDATEEEAKKLGAFHYHKKPVEIDELLGTVKKAYREKMEDAMVAATFAQAGAFEEAQQILDEDKD, via the coding sequence ATGAAAAAGATCAAGCTGCTGCTGGTTGACGACGAGGAAAACTTCGTCAACACCCTGTCCGAGCGCCTGAAAATGCGCGACGTGCCGTCCCGGGTGGTCTACTCCGGCGAGGAAGCCCTGGAGGCCGTGGCCTCGGACGAACCCGACGTCGTGGTGCTCGACCTGCGCATGCCCGGCATCGACGGCATGGAAGTGCTGCGCAAGGTCCGGGCGGCCAAGCCCGACGTGCGCATCATCATCCTCACCGGCCACGGCACCGACGCCACCGAAGAGGAAGCCAAGAAGCTCGGCGCCTTCCACTACCACAAAAAGCCCGTCGAGATCGACGAACTGCTGGGCACCGTGAAAAAGGCCTACCGCGAGAAGATGGAAGACGCCATGGTGGCGGCCACCTTCGCCCAGGCCGGCGCGTTCGAGGAAGCCCAGCAGATTCTGGACGAGGACAAGGACTAA